A portion of the Sphingobacterium spiritivorum genome contains these proteins:
- a CDS encoding hemin ABC transporter substrate-binding protein — protein MTFIHKLLSCFLFFICISASVYGLPKRIITLSSSLTETVYALGYGSAIVATDVTSVSPAAASALPKVSKNRSVSAEVLIAYQPDLILAPEGDVGAGVIRQLKSAGIRFVTVKQIYSAKGAVSYVQTVAQALGDSNKGKTLATKLSKDMAEAQAAAQKNLKGRKPKVLFVYARGTGTMSVAGKGSSLDAIIELSGGRNAVQEFTDYKPYTTESLVKANPDIILMFDFGVSSLGGRDAVLKMPGMRVTEAGKNKRIIQMNGPLLINFSTRLPEAVAQLNKAIVASL, from the coding sequence ATGACTTTTATACATAAACTACTGAGTTGTTTTCTTTTTTTTATCTGTATATCTGCATCTGTATACGGGCTGCCTAAACGTATCATCACTTTAAGCAGTTCCTTGACAGAGACCGTATATGCTTTAGGGTATGGCAGCGCTATCGTAGCTACGGATGTGACAAGTGTATCTCCGGCTGCTGCAAGTGCATTGCCAAAGGTAAGTAAGAACCGCTCTGTAAGTGCTGAAGTCCTGATTGCTTATCAACCAGACCTGATCCTGGCACCTGAAGGTGATGTAGGTGCCGGAGTTATCCGTCAGTTAAAATCTGCCGGTATCCGTTTCGTAACGGTCAAACAGATTTATTCTGCAAAAGGTGCAGTAAGTTATGTACAGACTGTCGCCCAGGCATTAGGCGATAGTAATAAAGGGAAGACACTGGCGACCAAACTCAGTAAAGATATGGCCGAAGCACAGGCAGCAGCTCAGAAGAATCTGAAAGGGCGCAAGCCGAAAGTCTTGTTTGTATACGCAAGAGGTACCGGTACGATGAGTGTGGCGGGTAAGGGCAGCAGTCTCGATGCTATTATCGAATTGTCCGGTGGACGTAATGCCGTTCAGGAATTTACAGATTACAAACCTTATACAACAGAATCTCTGGTGAAAGCAAATCCGGATATTATTTTAATGTTTGATTTTGGGGTAAGCAGTCTTGGAGGCAGAGATGCGGTATTGAAGATGCCGGGCATGCGGGTGACTGAAGCCGGAAAGAATAAAAGAATTATCCAGATGAATGGTCCTTTGCTGATTAATTTCAGTACGAGACTGCCTGAAGCTGTAGCACAGTTGAATAAAGCTATTGTAGCTTCTTTGTAA
- a CDS encoding FecCD family ABC transporter permease, with the protein MKEKIIIISLLIILPIAMIVAMGMGAFYIPVRDVLILLGQKIGLASSVTVDNIYSDVLFIVRLPRVLMGVLVGAALGISGAAIQGIFRNPLAEPGLIGISAGASLFAVLIIAFETVLFVGLSELIGYYLLAFGAFVGAGITSLLVYQLSRKKGRPRVTTMLLAGIAINAFAGALTGLITYMADEQQLRTITFWMLGSLGGATWENVAAITPFILIPLLILPFFSKALNAFALGESQADLLGMRTDRVKRWVVLLSTMAVGASVSVSGIIGFVGLLVPHTVRLMGGVEHRYVLLSSALFGALILTVADILARVLAAPVELPIGVITALLGTPVFLYILLTEE; encoded by the coding sequence ATGAAAGAAAAAATTATTATTATCAGCCTTCTTATTATTCTGCCAATTGCCATGATTGTCGCTATGGGAATGGGGGCATTTTACATTCCTGTACGGGATGTGCTGATATTGCTGGGGCAGAAGATTGGGTTAGCTTCTTCTGTTACCGTAGATAATATATATAGCGATGTTTTGTTTATAGTGCGCCTGCCGCGTGTTTTAATGGGTGTATTGGTAGGTGCGGCACTTGGGATTTCGGGAGCTGCTATTCAAGGCATCTTCCGTAACCCTCTTGCAGAACCCGGACTGATTGGTATATCTGCCGGAGCATCCTTATTTGCTGTGCTGATCATTGCATTTGAAACTGTACTTTTCGTTGGTCTGAGCGAATTAATTGGTTATTATCTCCTGGCTTTCGGAGCTTTTGTAGGAGCGGGTATTACTTCTCTACTGGTCTATCAGTTATCCCGAAAAAAGGGAAGACCCCGGGTCACAACGATGTTGCTTGCCGGGATAGCTATCAATGCTTTTGCAGGTGCACTGACAGGTCTTATTACATACATGGCGGATGAGCAGCAGCTTCGTACCATTACCTTTTGGATGTTGGGCAGTCTGGGGGGAGCTACCTGGGAAAATGTAGCCGCTATCACTCCATTTATACTGATTCCATTACTGATATTGCCTTTTTTTAGTAAAGCTTTGAATGCTTTTGCTTTAGGTGAATCCCAGGCGGATTTGCTGGGTATGCGGACTGACCGTGTCAAGAGATGGGTGGTACTCTTATCTACTATGGCAGTGGGAGCTTCTGTATCTGTATCCGGCATTATTGGCTTCGTAGGATTGTTAGTTCCACACACCGTACGTCTTATGGGAGGAGTGGAACATCGATACGTACTGTTGAGTTCCGCATTGTTTGGTGCATTGATACTGACAGTGGCAGACATTTTAGCCCGAGTACTGGCAGCCCCGGTGGAGTTGCCTATAGGTGTTATCACTGCATTATTAGGAACTCCGGTTTTCCTTTATATTTTATTGACTGAAGAATAG
- a CDS encoding heme ABC transporter ATP-binding protein, with amino-acid sequence MLRVEKLTYELKGRKLLKDVSFQLREGEVLALLGANGAGKSTLMRLLSGDIEATEGSIHLYGKPLGSYHVTELAKRRAMLSQQNAMSMAFKVKDIVIMGRYPHFKSSPGKHDLDIVNEVMKICGVELFADRSYLSLSGGEQQRVQLARVLAQLWDNPDSLLLLDEPVSALDLRYQQQVLAIAKALSRKGFMVVVVLHDVNLASIYADRIIMLKNGRKWFDGTPIEVLDKQSLYTVFSVEADVNIHPKTLKPLIRLEEIEMDASHFNSKLPARKMEEDLRERYLQLQDLQPNASLPILAKQLEISEMDLLFIVYPNQVAILNKDNTGLLKGLTGLGIINSSVGNEIVQMDIRCLLEDPELEEGYFIFRDSAYEIQIELSKCKTVLAVAHQWEKSLRFYDENGHLVFMVTLGDNPDNQQAFVDLLSSYKATEQKLPVIEKSCERLSVKQETVSYDRITKKDFAFFKRILARCAAEQLPVSFFIRNNVCRQHYKGCIQNLVDQGCRYMILDKKLVLTIDNIQSSHIWLSKVANDTELISIDVCDNHQNIMISVQVDKSVIPADNSQEWSSILNT; translated from the coding sequence ATGTTGCGTGTCGAAAAACTTACTTATGAACTAAAAGGCAGAAAGTTGCTCAAGGACGTCTCTTTTCAATTGAGAGAAGGGGAAGTATTAGCCTTGCTGGGTGCAAATGGCGCTGGGAAATCTACATTAATGCGTCTGCTTAGCGGCGATATTGAAGCTACAGAAGGCAGTATTCATCTGTACGGGAAACCACTGGGTAGTTATCATGTGACAGAACTGGCTAAACGAAGAGCAATGCTTTCTCAGCAAAATGCCATGAGTATGGCGTTTAAAGTGAAAGATATCGTTATCATGGGCAGGTATCCGCATTTTAAATCAAGTCCTGGAAAACATGATCTGGATATCGTGAATGAGGTGATGAAGATTTGTGGAGTAGAGTTGTTTGCAGACCGTTCTTACCTTAGTCTTTCGGGAGGGGAGCAACAGCGTGTGCAACTGGCTCGTGTACTTGCGCAGCTCTGGGATAATCCGGATAGCCTTTTACTTTTGGACGAGCCTGTTTCGGCATTAGACCTTCGTTATCAGCAGCAGGTGCTGGCTATTGCAAAAGCTTTGTCCAGAAAGGGATTTATGGTGGTAGTGGTGTTGCACGATGTGAATCTGGCCAGTATATATGCGGATCGTATTATTATGCTCAAAAACGGGCGGAAATGGTTTGATGGTACCCCGATAGAAGTGTTGGATAAACAAAGTTTGTATACTGTATTTTCGGTAGAAGCAGATGTGAATATACATCCCAAAACCCTGAAACCGCTGATAAGACTGGAAGAAATCGAAATGGATGCTTCTCATTTCAATAGTAAGCTCCCGGCACGTAAGATGGAAGAAGATTTAAGAGAACGCTATTTGCAGCTTCAGGACCTGCAGCCTAATGCATCTTTGCCGATACTCGCTAAGCAGCTCGAAATTTCTGAAATGGATTTACTATTTATTGTGTATCCCAATCAGGTGGCTATTCTTAATAAAGATAATACGGGCTTGCTCAAAGGGTTGACTGGATTGGGAATTATCAATTCATCGGTAGGGAATGAAATAGTACAGATGGATATTCGTTGCTTGCTGGAAGATCCTGAACTGGAGGAAGGATATTTTATATTTCGGGATAGTGCGTATGAAATACAGATCGAACTCTCAAAATGTAAAACGGTTCTTGCGGTAGCGCATCAATGGGAAAAGAGCCTCCGATTTTATGATGAAAATGGTCACCTGGTATTTATGGTAACATTGGGAGATAACCCCGACAATCAGCAAGCGTTTGTGGATTTGCTGAGTTCTTATAAAGCTACCGAACAGAAACTCCCGGTAATAGAAAAATCATGCGAACGTTTGTCGGTCAAGCAGGAAACGGTGTCTTATGATCGTATCACTAAAAAGGATTTTGCTTTCTTCAAAAGGATACTGGCAAGATGTGCTGCGGAGCAGCTCCCTGTTTCTTTTTTTATTCGAAATAATGTTTGTCGTCAACACTATAAAGGTTGTATTCAAAATCTGGTGGATCAGGGGTGTCGATATATGATACTGGATAAAAAACTTGTTCTTACGATCGATAATATACAATCCAGCCACATATGGTTAAGTAAGGTGGCAAATGATACAGAGTTGATTTCCATAGATGTATGTGACAACCATCAGAATATTATGATTTCCGTGCAGGTAGATAAAAGTGTAATTCCGGCGGATAATTCACAGGAATGGTCATCTATTTTAAATACATGA
- a CDS encoding transcriptional repressor translates to MSNLLSSTPVKVQQMLESYYAEQQLQHSKKRQYILENILLQRDWIDAVDLWISMQRHVSISCIYQTLKLLVKAGIVEQRTGEDRKTHYRALLQMSRQA, encoded by the coding sequence ATGAGCAATCTATTATCTTCCACTCCGGTAAAAGTACAGCAAATGTTGGAATCCTATTATGCAGAACAACAGTTACAACATTCCAAGAAAAGACAGTATATTTTGGAAAATATATTGTTACAGCGTGACTGGATTGATGCTGTAGATCTGTGGATCAGTATGCAACGTCATGTAAGTATCAGTTGTATATATCAAACCTTAAAACTATTAGTAAAAGCAGGGATTGTAGAACAGCGCACAGGAGAGGATCGTAAAACTCATTACCGGGCTTTGTTACAGATGAGCAGGCAGGCATAA